One genomic region from Candidatus Binataceae bacterium encodes:
- the glnD gene encoding [protein-PII] uridylyltransferase has protein sequence MKSERPGQVVSQRWKMAREGLKERHFAGASGSEIVAALSAAMDAIVRALCMHGEAQYRGRFPRLTQRMAVFARGGYGRAELNPCSDIDLLFLHEWKPGPYVEIVAETILHALWDAGLAVGHAVRNVRECVRIADSDLKEKTALLDCRYLAGDGRLLEDFNQALNDDILNRNQGKFFKAKLEESRQRQARYGDTIYLLEPQLKEGEGGLRDLHTALWLAKVKYKVRALEELVQKAVISQAELAEVLAARDFLWRLRNSLHFVSGRHTDQLTFQYQEDLAPVLGFSAGPGLSASAALMQAYYQQASVIHMFAEGLIARVTEEPETGFFRRGLVRQIRPGVVIQKKLLAVAQSDFFRRDPLNLVTIYADCQAHGVELSGSTYQLVRDSLGLIDDTTRADPRFGAALISILQGGQRVADTLEAMHRSGVLGALIPEFGNLYARVLHDLYHIYTVDRHSLIAIRELERLRAGDSKTTLPLLTEVARALDTVALVYLALLLHDIGKGHGHDHHERGALLAREVAQRLGLAPTEVDTVVFLVRHHLYMSEVAQKRDIDDHQSVAEFTRGVGSIDRLKELYLMTFADMRAVAPKVYTNWRDLLLSDLYMRALKLLEQGDREAVDPAREVQLAKDELRLQLAGNRELEDFLRQMPDRYFLITPRQDVPLHLSLMQRLREEPLICHQRHFPDREFSEFTVVTRDQHGLFSKIAGVLTANSLNILSARITTRADGIVLDSFRLSHLGGGAVMAMEEERWLRIERDLQAVLFGTMPIDDLVARNHPAAAGGGRRFVSRVATEITIDNAISDRHTVIDVFTQDRVGLLFTITHCLSELGLKIHLARISTNADQALDVFYVSQQNNGKITQPKQLDKIRTALLGALDEPATQTETTSEPAA, from the coding sequence ATGAAGAGCGAGCGCCCGGGCCAGGTCGTCAGCCAGCGCTGGAAGATGGCGCGCGAGGGGCTCAAGGAGCGCCATTTCGCCGGCGCCAGTGGCAGCGAAATCGTTGCCGCCCTTAGCGCCGCGATGGACGCTATCGTCCGCGCCTTGTGTATGCATGGCGAAGCCCAGTATCGCGGTCGTTTTCCTCGCCTAACCCAGCGAATGGCGGTGTTTGCGCGCGGCGGTTATGGGCGCGCCGAGCTCAACCCGTGCTCGGATATCGACCTGTTGTTTTTGCACGAATGGAAGCCCGGTCCCTACGTGGAGATCGTGGCCGAGACCATCCTGCACGCGCTGTGGGACGCCGGTTTGGCGGTGGGCCATGCCGTGCGCAACGTGCGCGAATGCGTGCGGATTGCCGATAGCGACTTGAAGGAAAAAACCGCACTGCTGGATTGCCGCTATTTGGCCGGAGACGGGCGCTTGCTGGAGGACTTCAACCAGGCCCTCAACGACGACATCCTCAATCGTAATCAAGGCAAGTTCTTCAAGGCCAAACTGGAGGAGAGCCGCCAGCGCCAGGCTCGTTACGGCGATACCATCTACCTGCTCGAACCCCAACTCAAGGAAGGCGAAGGGGGTTTGCGCGATCTTCACACCGCGCTCTGGCTGGCCAAGGTCAAGTACAAGGTTCGCGCCTTGGAGGAATTGGTCCAGAAGGCGGTAATCAGCCAAGCCGAGTTGGCCGAGGTGCTAGCGGCGCGCGATTTTCTGTGGCGCCTGCGCAATTCGCTGCACTTTGTCAGCGGCCGCCATACCGATCAGCTCACCTTTCAGTACCAGGAAGACTTGGCTCCTGTGCTTGGCTTCAGCGCCGGCCCGGGCCTGAGCGCCAGCGCGGCTCTGATGCAAGCCTACTACCAGCAGGCCAGCGTGATTCACATGTTCGCCGAAGGCCTGATCGCGCGAGTGACCGAAGAGCCCGAGACGGGCTTCTTCCGACGCGGCCTGGTGCGCCAAATTCGCCCGGGCGTGGTGATTCAGAAAAAACTTCTGGCCGTGGCCCAGAGCGACTTTTTTCGCCGCGATCCGCTCAACCTGGTAACGATCTACGCCGATTGCCAAGCTCACGGAGTCGAGTTGTCGGGCAGCACCTACCAGCTGGTGCGCGACAGCCTGGGCCTGATCGACGACACGACCCGCGCCGATCCGCGCTTTGGCGCGGCCCTGATCTCAATCTTACAAGGCGGCCAGCGAGTAGCCGATACGCTGGAAGCAATGCATCGGTCGGGCGTGCTGGGCGCGTTGATTCCCGAGTTCGGCAATCTCTACGCCCGCGTCTTGCACGACCTCTATCACATCTACACCGTCGATCGGCACTCGCTTATCGCGATCCGCGAGTTGGAGCGGTTGCGCGCGGGCGACTCCAAGACCACCCTGCCGCTACTCACCGAGGTGGCGCGCGCGCTGGATACGGTTGCATTGGTCTACTTGGCCCTGCTCCTGCATGACATCGGAAAGGGGCACGGCCACGACCATCACGAACGGGGCGCGCTGCTGGCACGTGAGGTCGCCCAGCGCTTGGGGCTGGCGCCAACGGAGGTCGACACCGTCGTGTTCCTGGTCCGCCACCACCTTTACATGTCCGAGGTGGCGCAAAAGCGCGACATCGACGACCATCAATCGGTCGCGGAATTTACTCGCGGCGTGGGCTCCATCGACCGGCTCAAGGAACTCTACCTGATGACCTTCGCCGACATGCGCGCAGTAGCACCCAAGGTTTACACTAACTGGCGCGATTTGCTGCTCAGCGACCTCTACATGCGTGCCCTCAAGTTGCTGGAACAGGGCGACCGCGAGGCGGTCGATCCCGCGCGCGAAGTGCAACTAGCTAAAGACGAGTTGCGCTTGCAACTGGCCGGCAATCGCGAATTGGAGGACTTCCTGCGCCAGATGCCTGACCGATATTTTCTTATCACCCCCCGTCAGGATGTGCCCCTGCATCTGAGCCTCATGCAGCGACTGCGCGAGGAACCCCTGATCTGCCATCAGCGCCATTTTCCCGACCGTGAGTTCAGCGAATTCACCGTGGTGACGCGGGATCAGCACGGGCTTTTTTCTAAGATCGCGGGCGTACTGACGGCCAACAGTCTCAACATCCTGTCGGCCCGAATCACTACCCGTGCCGATGGCATTGTGCTGGACAGCTTTCGCCTCTCCCATCTGGGCGGCGGCGCCGTAATGGCGATGGAAGAGGAACGTTGGTTGCGGATTGAGCGCGACTTGCAGGCGGTACTATTCGGCACGATGCCGATCGATGACCTGGTGGCACGCAACCACCCGGCCGCCGCTGGCGGCGGGCGGCGGTTTGTCTCGCGGGTGGCGACCGAAATCACCATCGATAATGCCATCTCCGATCGCCATACCGTGATCGACGTGTTCACCCAGGACCGGGTGGGTCTGCTGTTTACCATCACCCACTGTCTGTCGGAACTGGGACTAAAGATTCATTTGGCGCGCATCTCGACCAACGCCGATCAAGCACTGGACGTTTTTTACGTAAGCCAGCAAAACAACGGCAAAATCACCCAGCCCAAGCAGTTGGACAAAATTCGCACCGCCCTGCTTGGCGCTCTGGACGAACCGGCGACCCAGACCGAGACTACCTCGGAGCCCGCCGCATGA
- a CDS encoding PA14 domain-containing protein, with product MAGATIFKWLPGSDGQLIIINQRPNDARWVQRLHLTPGWYHFSADLRTRQVGSNNTGATLSLLQDWVSSQELHGTNDWQPVDFYLKVGKAGATVDLACRLGGYGSTNDGEVDCRHISALAVAPPPPTTPRLFDLDALRAANTPPPQSGNTSMFLLVLGIPILLFVIAYRARALKSGSSGPPDLGAPGAPGQDSPKPKLPAAGDTDMKAMGVEAGPALQPIRKVEVALFLLCMLSFAYFYQASDHSTASRIDLIRALTERGTVWIDWYAGFNTADIVQLRSHIYSNKAPGGALTGLVPWVLVTGPMHLLMKPGPWFWALATYLTTLMSVSLISALLCLLAYRFALLLGASQQRAVMVALTLMFATIMFPHATEFTAEPIAAFCVFAAFYLLVRTEPADGLGAPLAAGLLAGWSVLCDYPTAILAAVVGFYALWKLGDWRRIGIFSAAAGAMALLLAAYDYVAFANPFFLSYEAYMLPGSDRFAAQKVGFAGVTYPHWSILWNVLFGAQRGLFFCNPVMLLTIPALLYCWRLRAWRAEFIAMLVMITAFVLFNGSYGDSVVYWGGGTATGPRHMISALPFMALVLVALPAAFDYPWTALALLSVFFMLMATAIDPHLPYEYDNPLRYFLWPAYLRGDLAFNKGPYFGGPPIVGDAVAFNLGKLAGLPGALQLFPLLGVWLALGWWLCQDLPASSMSSPWPIRVGSLVLIAIFIPPLFGAVFMRPNLKQPYGLLGRYYEGLEPGRFPPHIVRIDHQIAFDNVVTLGSLPYPSCVTWSGSIFAPVAGRYRFLVTADDAGWLSIDGNPVIRDPGDVTKLADEGEILMSAGWHSILVGQRNIWGGASMHLYWQPPGGNGESLVPSHYLRPSQVTSSPRLSRLEPRRAT from the coding sequence ATGGCGGGCGCGACAATTTTCAAATGGTTGCCGGGCAGCGACGGCCAATTGATAATTATCAACCAGCGACCCAACGACGCACGCTGGGTGCAACGCCTTCACTTGACCCCCGGCTGGTACCATTTCAGCGCCGATCTCCGCACCCGCCAGGTCGGCTCAAACAACACCGGGGCGACTCTTTCCCTGCTCCAGGATTGGGTCAGCTCGCAGGAACTGCACGGCACCAACGATTGGCAGCCGGTCGATTTTTATCTCAAGGTTGGCAAAGCGGGCGCAACCGTCGATCTGGCCTGTCGGCTGGGCGGTTACGGCAGCACCAATGATGGCGAGGTCGATTGCCGGCACATCAGTGCGCTCGCCGTCGCTCCCCCGCCGCCGACCACGCCACGGCTCTTCGACCTCGATGCGCTGCGAGCGGCCAACACGCCGCCACCGCAAAGCGGGAACACCAGCATGTTTCTGCTGGTGCTGGGCATCCCCATCCTGCTGTTCGTGATCGCCTACCGCGCGCGCGCGCTGAAATCGGGATCGAGCGGCCCGCCCGACCTAGGCGCACCCGGCGCGCCGGGTCAAGATAGCCCAAAGCCGAAACTGCCGGCGGCTGGCGATACCGACATGAAAGCGATGGGGGTTGAAGCTGGGCCAGCGCTGCAACCAATCCGAAAGGTTGAAGTGGCACTGTTTCTGTTGTGTATGCTGAGCTTCGCCTATTTCTACCAAGCCTCTGATCACAGCACCGCCTCGCGCATCGATCTCATCCGTGCCCTGACCGAGCGCGGCACGGTATGGATAGACTGGTACGCTGGCTTCAACACCGCCGATATCGTCCAACTGCGCTCGCACATCTACTCCAACAAGGCACCAGGCGGCGCCTTGACCGGGCTGGTCCCGTGGGTTTTGGTGACTGGCCCGATGCATCTACTGATGAAGCCGGGACCATGGTTTTGGGCCCTGGCAACCTATTTGACCACGCTCATGTCGGTCAGCCTGATAAGCGCTCTGCTCTGCCTGCTGGCTTATCGCTTCGCGCTTTTGCTTGGCGCCAGCCAGCAGCGCGCCGTGATGGTCGCGCTGACTTTGATGTTCGCCACGATTATGTTTCCCCATGCCACGGAATTCACCGCCGAGCCGATTGCCGCCTTCTGCGTGTTCGCAGCCTTCTATCTATTAGTACGCACTGAACCTGCGGACGGACTAGGTGCCCCGTTGGCGGCAGGGCTGTTGGCCGGCTGGTCGGTGCTATGCGACTATCCCACCGCCATCCTGGCCGCGGTGGTGGGCTTTTACGCCCTGTGGAAATTAGGCGATTGGCGCAGGATTGGAATATTTTCTGCGGCAGCCGGGGCGATGGCACTGCTGTTGGCGGCCTATGATTATGTGGCTTTCGCCAACCCCTTCTTCCTCAGCTACGAGGCCTACATGCTGCCGGGCAGCGATCGCTTCGCGGCGCAAAAAGTCGGCTTCGCAGGCGTGACTTATCCGCATTGGTCAATTCTTTGGAACGTGCTCTTCGGGGCGCAGCGCGGCCTGTTTTTCTGCAACCCGGTGATGCTGCTGACGATTCCGGCCCTGCTCTACTGCTGGCGCTTGCGGGCTTGGCGCGCCGAGTTTATCGCGATGCTGGTTATGATTACCGCCTTCGTCCTGTTCAACGGCTCCTACGGCGATTCCGTGGTGTACTGGGGCGGCGGCACCGCGACCGGACCGCGCCACATGATTTCCGCCCTGCCCTTCATGGCCCTGGTGCTGGTCGCTTTGCCGGCGGCGTTCGATTATCCTTGGACCGCACTGGCCTTGCTGTCGGTATTTTTTATGCTGATGGCAACTGCGATCGACCCACACCTGCCTTACGAATACGATAACCCACTGCGTTATTTTCTGTGGCCCGCTTATCTGCGAGGCGACCTGGCGTTCAACAAGGGTCCCTATTTCGGTGGCCCGCCTATCGTGGGCGATGCCGTCGCCTTCAACCTGGGCAAGCTGGCTGGTCTGCCCGGCGCGCTCCAGCTTTTTCCCCTTTTGGGCGTGTGGCTGGCGCTGGGCTGGTGGCTATGCCAAGACTTGCCGGCAAGCTCCATGTCCTCACCCTGGCCGATCCGTGTGGGATCGCTCGTCCTGATCGCAATCTTCATCCCACCCCTGTTCGGAGCTGTCTTCATGCGCCCCAACCTCAAGCAACCCTACGGATTGTTGGGGCGCTACTACGAAGGCTTGGAGCCCGGTCGGTTCCCGCCACACATCGTGCGAATCGACCATCAAATCGCTTTTGACAACGTAGTCACGCTGGGCTCCCTGCCCTATCCCTCCTGCGTTACCTGGAGTGGTTCGATTTTCGCTCCGGTGGCAGGTCGCTATCGCTTTCTGGTTACCGCCGACGATGCCGGCTGGCTCTCCATCGACGGCAATCCCGTGATTCGCGATCCCGGTGACGTGACCAAGTTGGCGGACGAAGGCGAGATTTTAATGAGTGCGGGCTGGCATTCGATTCTAGTCGGTCAACGCAACATCTGGGGCGGTGCCTCGATGCACCTTTATTGGCAACCGCCCGGCGGCAACGGCGAGAGCCTGGTTCCCAGTCATTATCTCCGTCCCAGCCAGGTGACATCATCACCTAGGCTGAGTCGGCTGGAGCCCCGGCGCGCCACTTGA
- a CDS encoding N-acetylmuramoyl-L-alanine amidase encodes MGKDEAGRRKGRSARWTLLPFLLLAGLGLGLASPNPARATTLLAVQARQAQSAVLLDFLLSAPAPWHLSHAHGQLRITLPQVHLALPVRPLFGAEPAPLSTLRTIESTTGCEIELAVSGECAYAAGLRGNHLLVALAPAHAAIDLAAALRHLRLGPAASPERAATLPFTPLLNQPAGASLVVIDPGHGGFDPGTRAANGLLEKDLALTLSRKLAVALKQRGVRTLLTRDDDRYLSLPARTAIADRAGADLFVSIHLNWSPNPNAAGLQVYYLNNTTDRATLRLARMENRGQDTVPANGGLDYILSDLRQEYKATQSSALATGMEAAAVDRLRAQFGPEIHGLGAHRGPFYVLVGAAMPAVLVEGGFLSNSRETAHLMDPTYQQALVDGLAQTIVQYLNQNQSAGAL; translated from the coding sequence ATGGGAAAAGACGAAGCAGGCAGGAGGAAAGGGAGGAGCGCCCGTTGGACGCTTCTCCCTTTCCTCCTCCTGGCGGGGTTGGGGCTGGGCCTAGCCAGCCCCAACCCCGCCCGCGCCACCACCCTGCTCGCCGTGCAGGCCCGTCAAGCCCAGTCCGCGGTCCTGCTTGATTTCCTCCTCAGCGCTCCTGCACCTTGGCATTTGTCCCACGCCCACGGCCAACTTCGCATCACCCTACCCCAGGTCCATCTTGCCCTACCCGTGCGTCCTCTGTTTGGCGCCGAACCTGCACCGTTAAGCACGTTGCGCACGATCGAGAGCACAACCGGCTGCGAAATCGAGCTCGCGGTCAGTGGTGAATGCGCCTATGCGGCCGGGTTGCGCGGCAACCATCTGTTGGTAGCGCTGGCCCCCGCCCACGCCGCAATCGACCTGGCGGCAGCCCTGAGGCACCTGCGGCTGGGCCCCGCCGCTTCGCCGGAGCGTGCGGCGACGCTACCATTTACTCCGCTACTGAACCAACCGGCTGGCGCTTCGCTGGTTGTGATCGACCCTGGCCACGGCGGCTTTGACCCCGGCACCCGTGCCGCCAACGGGCTGCTCGAAAAGGACCTCGCGCTGACTCTGTCCCGCAAATTGGCCGTGGCGCTCAAGCAGCGCGGCGTGCGCACCTTGCTTACCCGCGACGACGATCGCTATCTGAGTTTACCCGCCCGCACAGCGATCGCCGATCGCGCCGGCGCCGACCTGTTTGTTTCCATCCACTTGAACTGGAGCCCCAATCCCAATGCCGCTGGCCTCCAGGTATACTACCTCAACAACACGACCGACCGAGCGACCCTGCGCCTGGCGCGGATGGAGAACCGGGGCCAGGACACGGTGCCTGCAAATGGCGGGCTCGATTACATTCTGAGTGATTTGCGCCAGGAATATAAAGCCACTCAATCTTCAGCCTTGGCCACCGGGATGGAAGCAGCGGCGGTGGACCGGCTAAGGGCCCAATTTGGCCCCGAGATTCACGGGCTGGGGGCCCATCGTGGCCCCTTTTACGTCTTGGTTGGGGCGGCAATGCCAGCGGTGTTGGTGGAAGGCGGCTTTTTATCCAACTCGCGCGAGACCGCGCACTTGATGGATCCCACCTATCAGCAGGCTTTGGTCGACGGACTGGCTCAGACCATCGTGCAATATCTTAATCAAAACCAAAGCGCCGGAGCGTTGTGA
- a CDS encoding site-2 protease family protein: MASFDLSRFVLELSIWALPTLFSIVLHEVMHGVVAQRLGDDTAQRAGRLTLNPLSHIDPFGTVVLPILLMAVHLPVFGYAKPVPVDFRRLRNPRRDMVAVAVAGPLTNLVLATLSGIGARYLAAQLGPDSPRAVVVPLILMLRASVIVNVALGIFNLFPLLPLDGGRVLVGLLPLSLARKFARLEPYGLLLLFVLLYTDFFTRVINPIIGAVTRILL; the protein is encoded by the coding sequence ATGGCATCGTTCGATCTTTCTCGCTTTGTTCTGGAACTGTCGATCTGGGCTCTTCCTACGCTGTTTTCGATCGTGCTGCACGAAGTGATGCACGGGGTGGTTGCGCAGCGGCTGGGGGATGATACCGCCCAGCGCGCCGGCCGCTTGACGCTTAACCCGCTCTCCCATATCGATCCGTTCGGCACGGTGGTCCTGCCCATCCTGCTGATGGCGGTGCATTTGCCGGTATTCGGTTACGCCAAGCCCGTGCCGGTAGATTTTCGCCGTCTACGCAATCCGCGGCGTGACATGGTCGCGGTGGCAGTGGCGGGACCGCTGACCAACCTGGTGTTGGCCACATTAAGCGGGATCGGGGCCCGCTACCTGGCAGCGCAATTGGGCCCCGACAGCCCGCGCGCGGTAGTGGTGCCGCTGATTTTGATGCTACGGGCATCGGTGATCGTTAACGTGGCACTGGGGATTTTCAACCTCTTTCCGCTGCTGCCGCTGGACGGCGGACGAGTCCTGGTCGGGCTGCTTCCGCTGTCGCTCGCGCGCAAGTTCGCCCGCCTCGAACCCTATGGCCTGCTCCTGCTTTTTGTGCTGCTTTATACCGACTTTTTTACCCGCGTGATCAATCCAATCATTGGAGCGGTCACCAGGATTTTGCTGTGA
- a CDS encoding ABC transporter substrate-binding protein, with protein sequence MSQLKVSFACGLYDRMLALYTGEVRPVGIDLNFLAIDSPRDIFDRMGGGLEFDACEMSSSEYISRLAGGDCPLVAIPVFPSRVFRHSFICVNRKAGIKSAKDLEGKRVGVPLYTMTAAVFIRGLLQHEYGVDLSRIQWVQGAINSAGAHGRPSAPPLLRPVHIEINDSGKSLNQLLVEGKIDAIAGTSVPAAIRTNPDIVRLFPNYREVEKQYYKRTGIFPIMHLVVIRRELYQQHRFVASSLYEAMCDAKKIALSKMRYAGATRYMLPWLSDDLEEIDQLFGADPWPYGIEANRPTLEALVNYLVEQGLIDRPLPLDQIFVPTYGERHEGL encoded by the coding sequence ATGTCTCAACTCAAAGTAAGCTTTGCCTGTGGGCTATACGACCGGATGCTGGCACTTTACACGGGCGAGGTCCGGCCGGTGGGTATCGATCTCAATTTCCTGGCAATCGATTCGCCGCGCGACATCTTCGATCGAATGGGGGGCGGGCTGGAGTTCGACGCCTGCGAAATGTCCAGCTCCGAGTACATCAGCCGCCTAGCCGGTGGCGATTGTCCATTGGTCGCCATTCCGGTGTTTCCCTCGCGGGTCTTTCGCCACAGTTTTATCTGCGTCAATCGCAAGGCGGGCATCAAGAGCGCCAAGGATCTAGAGGGTAAGCGGGTGGGGGTGCCACTGTACACGATGACAGCGGCGGTATTTATTCGCGGCCTGCTGCAGCACGAATACGGCGTCGATCTGTCACGTATCCAATGGGTGCAAGGCGCGATCAACAGCGCCGGCGCCCACGGCAGGCCCTCTGCGCCGCCGCTGCTGCGCCCGGTACATATCGAGATCAACGACAGCGGTAAATCGCTCAACCAATTGCTGGTCGAGGGCAAGATCGACGCCATTGCCGGTACCAGCGTGCCGGCCGCGATCCGTACCAATCCCGACATCGTGCGCCTGTTCCCCAACTACCGCGAGGTTGAAAAGCAGTATTACAAGCGCACCGGAATCTTTCCGATCATGCATCTGGTGGTGATTCGGCGCGAGCTTTACCAGCAGCATCGGTTCGTCGCTTCCAGCTTGTACGAAGCGATGTGTGATGCGAAAAAGATTGCGCTTTCCAAAATGCGCTATGCCGGTGCGACGCGCTATATGCTGCCATGGCTGTCGGATGATCTGGAGGAAATTGACCAGCTCTTTGGTGCCGATCCGTGGCCATACGGAATTGAGGCCAATCGGCCAACATTGGAAGCCCTGGTCAATTATCTGGTGGAGCAGGGATTGATCGACCGGCCACTGCCGCTCGATCAGATTTTCGTGCCAACCTACGGCGAGCGCCACGAGGGGCTATAG
- the mutS gene encoding DNA mismatch repair protein MutS, with product MAQYLGIKEKVPDAILFFRLGDFYEMFFEDAEIASRILDIQLTARSREGAPLCGVPYHSAQPYIAKLLKAGRKVAICEQTPSSGTRGLMTRQLVRIITPGTVNDELVLTADEKSYLCAVATAQERLALVAIDISTGEFRITDFTNPSSLLEELKRLAAREIVLAHSVGATLADQLSGFPLSRLKPEQLTAQHIDEVLARRVGAQEMACLDQSHLRQAAAAALLYLEQTFGQELSHLGAPQRYRASEHLEIDETSRAHLELIRSSEGSRAGSLLAVLDETRTAAGARVLASWLLYPLLDLAAITRRQDAVEELFEADLGADALTAMGSIGDLERLVGRIASLRAGPRDCLNLARALRAMADLKQACANFTSDEIINLTQALDPMPELAEKIEAAITDAPPLNLREGNVIRANFDARIDELRALSTDARGVIAAMEARERERSGIPSLKVRYNQVFGYYLEVTKAHLERVPSDYERKQTLVGAERFTTPELKELEGKILSAESELKELESEQFFKLLREIAGARASLKRSASAVGELDALVSLAQVARRRGYVRPAMNSEAVISIRDGRHPVLEAGLHRGEFVPNDVELDPAERQLLLITGPNMAGKSTYLRQVALIVIMAHAGSFVPASQARIGLVDRLFTRIGARDDLRRGESTFMVEMRETGRLLSGLSARSLLLLDEVGRGTSTFDGLAIAWAVAEYLHDHTQAKVLFATHFHELTDLARERPRVKNLCMAVREWNGEVIFLRRVTEGAASRSYGLEVARLAGLPPAVIERAAEILTNLENSELDADGRARLARERRPSSSGRQLGLFSSAEERVLADLRQTIPETLTPLDALNELARLVKLLGPRGG from the coding sequence ATGGCGCAGTATCTGGGAATCAAGGAGAAGGTTCCCGACGCCATCCTGTTCTTTCGCCTCGGCGATTTCTACGAGATGTTCTTCGAGGATGCCGAAATCGCCTCGCGCATCCTGGACATTCAGCTGACTGCGCGCTCGCGCGAGGGTGCGCCGCTGTGCGGTGTCCCCTACCACTCAGCACAACCCTATATCGCCAAGTTGCTCAAAGCCGGGCGCAAGGTGGCGATCTGTGAACAGACTCCAAGCTCCGGCACGCGGGGCCTGATGACGCGTCAGCTAGTGCGCATCATCACCCCCGGCACCGTCAATGACGAGTTGGTGCTCACCGCTGACGAAAAGAGCTATTTGTGCGCGGTGGCGACGGCGCAAGAGCGCCTCGCGCTGGTTGCCATCGATATCTCCACCGGCGAGTTCAGGATTACCGATTTCACCAACCCATCCAGCCTGCTTGAGGAATTAAAGCGGTTGGCAGCGCGCGAAATCGTACTAGCTCATAGTGTCGGAGCAACATTGGCCGACCAGCTAAGCGGCTTTCCTCTGAGCCGCCTTAAGCCCGAGCAACTTACCGCCCAGCACATTGACGAAGTGCTAGCGCGCCGGGTCGGCGCCCAGGAAATGGCATGCCTCGACCAAAGCCATTTGCGCCAAGCCGCGGCGGCGGCGCTGCTCTACCTGGAGCAGACTTTCGGCCAGGAACTCTCCCATCTGGGCGCGCCGCAGCGATACAGGGCCAGCGAACATCTGGAAATCGACGAAACCAGTCGCGCCCACCTGGAACTGATACGCTCCAGTGAGGGCAGCCGCGCCGGCTCGCTACTCGCGGTGCTGGACGAAACCCGAACCGCCGCAGGAGCGCGCGTGCTCGCTTCCTGGTTACTCTACCCGCTGCTTGATCTAGCCGCGATCACGCGGCGCCAGGACGCGGTCGAAGAGCTGTTCGAGGCTGACCTGGGCGCGGACGCGCTGACTGCGATGGGCTCGATCGGCGATCTGGAAAGGCTGGTGGGACGCATCGCCAGCTTGCGCGCGGGGCCGCGCGACTGCCTCAACCTGGCCCGGGCCTTGCGTGCCATGGCCGATCTCAAACAGGCCTGCGCCAATTTCACTTCGGATGAAATAATCAACTTGACGCAGGCACTCGACCCGATGCCCGAGCTGGCGGAAAAGATCGAAGCCGCAATAACCGACGCTCCGCCGCTCAACCTGCGCGAGGGCAACGTGATTAGGGCAAATTTCGACGCCCGGATCGACGAGTTGCGCGCGCTTAGCACCGACGCTCGCGGCGTTATCGCGGCAATGGAGGCGCGCGAGCGCGAGCGCAGCGGCATCCCTTCGCTGAAGGTCCGCTACAACCAGGTGTTTGGCTATTACCTGGAGGTGACCAAGGCACATCTGGAGCGCGTACCATCAGATTACGAGCGCAAGCAGACGCTGGTCGGCGCCGAACGCTTTACTACCCCAGAGCTGAAAGAGCTGGAAGGTAAGATCCTAAGCGCAGAATCGGAGCTGAAGGAGCTCGAAAGCGAGCAGTTCTTCAAACTGCTGCGAGAAATCGCGGGAGCGCGAGCGAGCCTTAAGCGTAGCGCTAGCGCGGTGGGCGAACTGGACGCCCTAGTATCGCTGGCCCAGGTGGCACGGAGGCGGGGCTATGTGCGGCCAGCGATGAACTCCGAAGCGGTGATCAGTATTCGCGACGGCCGCCATCCGGTGCTCGAAGCGGGGCTGCATCGGGGCGAATTTGTTCCCAACGACGTCGAACTCGATCCTGCCGAGCGCCAATTACTGCTCATTACAGGTCCCAACATGGCAGGCAAATCGACCTATCTGCGCCAGGTCGCGCTGATTGTCATCATGGCCCACGCGGGCAGTTTTGTGCCCGCCAGCCAGGCCCGAATAGGGTTGGTAGATCGCCTCTTCACCCGTATCGGCGCGCGCGACGATCTGCGGCGGGGCGAATCGACCTTCATGGTGGAAATGCGCGAAACCGGACGCCTGCTGTCGGGACTCAGCGCGCGTAGCCTGCTGTTACTGGACGAGGTCGGACGCGGCACCAGCACCTTCGACGGCCTGGCGATTGCCTGGGCAGTAGCCGAGTATCTACACGACCACACCCAGGCCAAAGTGCTGTTTGCAACCCATTTTCACGAACTCACCGACCTTGCGCGGGAGCGGCCGCGGGTCAAGAATCTTTGCATGGCGGTGCGCGAATGGAACGGCGAGGTCATCTTTCTGCGCCGGGTAACCGAAGGCGCCGCCAGCCGCAGCTACGGTCTGGAAGTGGCGCGACTGGCTGGTCTGCCCCCCGCCGTGATTGAGCGCGCCGCTGAGATCCTGACCAATCTAGAAAACAGCGAATTGGATGCCGACGGCCGCGCCCGGCTGGCACGCGAGCGACGCCCCAGCAGCTCAGGACGGCAACTCGGGCTGTTCTCGAGCGCCGAAGAGCGTGTGCTGGCAGATCTTCGACAAACCATACCCGAGACACTCACGCCACTTGACGCACTTAACGAACTGGCTCGCTTGGTTAAACTGCTGGGCCCGCGCGGCGGCTGA